The Triticum aestivum cultivar Chinese Spring chromosome 6D, IWGSC CS RefSeq v2.1, whole genome shotgun sequence genomic sequence gtctaacaacatgatttccaggacagggttgccataccactctggtgcggaacgtgtccttgtggacctacgaagttcagcagtaacttgatccgaagcttcatgatcatcatcattaacttcctccccagccggtgtaggcaccacaggaacatcttcccgcgctgcgctactttccggttcggaagggtgactatcacctcatcaagttccactttcctcccacttatttctttcgagagaaactcttctccagaaaggacccgttcttggcaacgaagatcttgccttcggatctgaggtagaaggtatacccaatagtttccttagggtatcctatgaagacgcatttttccgatttgggttcgagcttttcaggttgaagtttcttgacataagcatcgcattcccaaactttcagaaatgacagcttaggtttcttcccaaaccataattcatacggtgtcgtctcaacggatttcgacggagccctatttaaagtgaatacggcagtctctaaagcatatccccaaaatgagagcggtagatcggtaagagacatcatagatcgcactatatccaatagagtgtgattacgacgttcggacgcaccatttcgctgaggtgttccaggcggcgtgagttgtgaaactattccacatgtccttaagtgtgtgccaaattcgtgacttaaatattctcctccacgatctgatcgtaagaactttattttcctgtcacgttgattctcaacctcactctgaaattccttgaacttttcaaaggtctcagacttgtgtttcattaggtagacatacccatatctactcaagtcatcagtgagagtgagaacataacgatagcctccgcgagcctcaacactcattggaccgcacacatcggtatgtatgatttccaataagttggttgctcgctccattgttccggagaacggagtcttggtcatcttacccatgaggcatggttcgcacgtgtcaaatgattcgtaatcaagagactccaaaagtccatctgcatggagcttcttcatgcgcttgacaccaatgtgaccaaggcggcagtgccacaagtatgtgggactatcgttatcaactttacatcttttggtattcacactatgaatatgtgtaacatcacgttcgagattcattaagaataaaccattgaccagcggggcatgaccataaaacatatctctcatataaatggaacaaccattattctcggatttatatgagtagccatctcgaattaaacgagatcctgatacaatgttcatgctcaaagctggcactaaataacaattattgaggtttaaaactaatcccgtaggtaaatgcagaggtagcgtgccgacggcaatcacatcgaccttggaaccattcccgacgcgcatcgtcacctcgtccttcgtcagtctccgtttgttccgcagctcctgttttgagttacaaatatgagaaaccgcaccggtatcaaatacccaggagctactacgagtactggtaaggtacacatcaattacatgtatatcacatatacctttggtgttgccggccttcttgtctgctaagtatttggggcagttccgcttccagtgaccacttcccttgcaataaaagcactcagtctcaggcttgggtccattccttggcttcttcccggcaactggcttaccgggcgcggcaactcccttgccgtctttcttgaagttcttcttacccttgcctttcttgaacttagtcttttattcaccatcaacacttgatgttcctttttgatctccacctccgctgatttcagcattgaatatacctcaggaatggtcttttccatcccctgcatattgaagttcatcacaaagctcttgtagctcggtggaagcgactgaaggattctgtcaatgaccgcgtcatccgggagattaactcccagctgagacaagcagttgtgtaacccagacattttgagtatgtgctcactgacagaactattttcctccattttacaactgaagaacttgtcggagacttcatatctctcgactcgggcatgagcttggaaaaccattttcagctcttcgaacatctcatatgctccgtgtttctcaaaacgcttttggagccccagttctaagctgtaaagcatgccgcactgaacgagggagtaatcatcagcacgtgattgccaagcgttcataacgtcttgattctctgggatgggtgcgtcacctagcggtgcttctaggacataatctttcttggcagctatgaggatgatcctcaggttccggacccagtctgtatagttgctgccatcatctttcagcttggttttctctaggaacgcgttgaagttgagagcaacgtgggccatttgatctacaagacatattgtaaagattttagactaagttcatgataattaagttcatctaatcaaattattcaatgaactcccactcagatagacatccctctagtcatctaagtgaaacatgatccgagttaactaggccgtgtccgatcatcacgtgagacggactagtcaacatcgtgaacatcttcatgttgatcgtatcttctatacgactcatgctcgacctttcggtcttccgtgttccgaggccatgtctgtacatgctaggctcgtcaagtcaacctaagtgtattgcgtgtgttctgaggccatatctgtacatgctagggtcgtcaacacccgttgtatgcgaacgttagaatctatcacacccgatcatcacgtggtgcttcgaaacaacgaaccttcgcaacggtgcacagttagggggaacactttcttgaaattattataagggatcatcttacttactaccgtcgttctaagcaaataagatgtaaaacatgataaacatcacatgcaatcaaatagtgacatgatatggccaatatcattttgctcctttgatctccatcttcggggcgccatgatcatctttgtcaccggcatgacaccatgatctccatcatcatgatctccatcatcgtgtcttcatgaagttgtcacgccaacgattacttctacttctatggctaacgtgtttagcaataaagtaaagtaatttacatggcgtaattcaatgacacgcaggtcatacaaaaaataaagacaactcctatggctcctgccggttgtcatactcatcgacatgcaagtcgtgattcctattacaagaacatgatcaatctcatacatcacatatatctcattcatcacatccttttggccatatcacatcacaagccatatgctgcaaaaaacaagttagacgtcctctaattgttgttgcaagtttttacgtgccttctataggtttctagcaagaacgtttcttacctacgtaaaaccacaacgtgatatgccaatttctatttacccttcataaggacccttttcatcgaatccgttccgactaaagtaggagagacaaacacccgctagccaccttatgcaactagtgcatgtcagtcggtggaacctgtctcacgtaagcgtacgtgtaaggtcggtccgggccgcttcatcccacaatgccgccgaaacaagataagactagtagtggcaaggaaATTgataacatctacgcccacaacaagtttgtgttctactcgtgcattgaaactacgcataggcctggctcatgatgccacagttggggatcgtagcataaatttaaaattttctacgcatcaccaagatccatctatggagtttactagcaacggtAGGGaaggaatgcatctacatacccttgtagatcgcgagcggaagcgttcaagtgaacggggttgatggagtcgtactcgttgtgatccaaatcaccgatgaccgagcgccgaacggacggcacctccgcgttcaacacacgtacagagcagcgacgtctcctccttgatccagcaagggggaaggagaggttgatggagatccagcagcacgacggcgtggtggtggaagtagcggggatcccggcagggcttcgccaagcgcaaacgggagggagaggtgtcatgggagggagagggaggcgccaggggctagggtactgctgccctccctccccccactatatataggggtcctgggggggcgccggccccttggagatcccatctgagggggggcggcggcggccaagggggtggcttgccccccaagccaagtggggcgccccccacccccagggtttccaaccctaggcgcaggggaggcccatggggggcgcaccagcccaccaggggctggttcccctcccacttcagcccatggggccctccgggataggtggccccacccggtggacccccgggacccttccggtggtcccggtacaataccgataacccctgaaactctcccggtggccgaaactggacttcctatatataattcttcacctccggaccattccggaactcctcgtgacgtctgggatctcatcctggactccgaacagctttcgggtttccgcatactaatatctctacaaccctagcgtcaccgaaccttaagtgtgtagaccctacgggttcgggagacatgcagacatgaccgagacaaccctccggtcaataaccaacagcgggatctggatacccatgttggctcccacatgttccacgatgacctcatcggatgaaccacgatgtcgaggattcaatcaatcccgtatacaattccctttgtcaatcggtatgttacttgcccgagattcgatcgtcgatatcccaataccttgttcaatctcgttaccgacaagtctctttactcgtaccgtaatgcatgatctcgtggctaactccttagtcacattgagctcattatgatgatgcattaccaagtgggcccagagatacctctccgtcatacggagtgacaaatcccagtctcgatccttgtcaacccaacagacactttcagagatacctgtagtgtacctttatagtcacccagttacgttgtgacgcttggtacacccaaagcactcctacggcatccgggagttacacgatctcatggtctaaggaaatgatacttgacattggaaaagctctagcaaacgaactacacgatctttgtgctatgcttaggattgggtcttgtccatcacatcattctcctaatgatgtgatcccgttatcaatgacatccaatgtccatagtcaggaaaccatgactatctgttgatcaacgagctagtcaactagaggcttactagggacacgttgtggtctatgtattcacacatgtattacgatttccggataacacaattatagcatgaacaatagacaattatcatgaacaaggaaatataataataaccattttattattgtctctagggcatatttccaacagtttatgctatgtgatgctacttggaggacttcaatctactctcttctacatgctgcaagatggaggctgccagaagcgtagtcttcgacaggactagctatccccctcttaatctggcattttgcagttcagtccactgatatggtcctttacacatatacccatgcatatgtagtgtagctccttacttgcgagtactttggatgagtactcacagttgcttctctccctcttttccccctttcctttctacctggttgtcgcaaccagatgctggagtccaggagccagacgccaccgtcgacgacgactcctacgacactggaggtgcctactactacgtgcagcccgctgacgacgaccaggagtagttaggaggatcccaggcaggaggcctgcgcctctttcgatctgtatcccagtttgtgctagccttcttaaggcaaacttgtttaacttatgtctgtactcagatattgttgcttccgctgactcgtctatgatcgagcacttgtattcgagccctcgaggcccctggcttgtattatgatgcttgtatgacttatttatgttgtagagttgtgttgtgatatcttcccgtgagtccctgatcttgatcgtacacgtttgcgtgcatgattagtgtacggtcaaatcgggggcgtcacatgctgATCACGACTAACATTCATAAAAGGCCATTTAAGAAATTTGAAAAGGATTTGTAGAAAGAATTGTGACAAATTATGAGAACATGTGGACTATTCGGTACAGTGTTCTAGCAAATCACCCTGTGTGTGGAACTGTATATCTGACGCTGATAACACAGTAGTCATTAATCATCCACTAACAAACGTATCATGCGTGATAACAGGAATGGTTACAAACTTAAGGCATAACAATCATGTCATTATTATGGAAAAGGTACATTGTGCTACTTTCAAGAAAGAATTCATAAAGCCTACTGTGTGGAACCGCGGATGTGAAACTGAGAATAATTAGAAGTAGAGGATCATTCACTATCAATTTGTAATGACTAATGACAAGATAATGGTTAAGAACCTAAGTTATGTCAGTTATGATCTTATAAAAGGTACATGCTGCTACCACTTTCTCAGCCAAAATTCAACGAAATAGACTTTCAGTCAAGTACTCCACTAACCAAAAACAATGAAGGGAGCTTCAGAACAGAAAATGGCCAGCTTCATGTAGCTAGTAACTAGTAGATTAAAGAGCAGTTTTCGATGCAAACCATATAAATTTTGACAGTACAGTGCAACAATTGGCAAGCCAAGGTGAATTTTCATCATATGATGCTCAGTGTGTAAGTTCGAGAAGTTGCAGGCCGCGCAATCTTAAGAGAGATGCACATAGATATCTCCAAATAACAGAACAGCACAAGCACAAATATTCACATCAATAGCATGATTAATCCGTAATGCGAGCATTTCCATATGAAATGCCACAAAGTAACAATAGGCTCAGTATTGACATTACAATAAGTAACTGAATGTAGACAGCTGTTCCAGGTAGAAACAGTGACTTATTTCGCTACAATCATCAAAAGAAAAGAGGTGGATGAACCGATATCGGTGATGCCAATGGTCGGCGCGCCATCGTCTCCCTCGAGTTCAATCCAAGCCCTTCACCGTTGGGTGATGCCTCCCACCCTGGTGGTAGTGGCCTCCTCCAGGCACGGCAGTTGGGCACGCCAACATAAACTCGGTTCTCCTCCACTCCGCAGTTGCCCACGTCCACACAGGCCACGGTGCTCCTCCCGGCAATGTCCACGAACAAGGTGTAAGCCCCAATGTTGTCCACTTCCTCCCACATCATGCGCGCCAAATCAAGCGCGTACACACCGATCTTGTTCACCCTGGGCGCACGGAACACCACGGGGCCCAAGTTTGCTTCAAACATGAAGAGCACCAGCAGCAGTCGATCCCCGGCAGCAACCAAATGCGGCCCGAACTGCAATCTGTCGAATCTGGTGGCGTCCGGGAGGCCGGTGGTTGGCAGCAATCGGACGGCCTGGTTCGAAGGGGCGCCACCAAGGTGGAACTCCAGTATCTGCGCGCGGTCGGTCAGACCGAGGACGCGCCCGCGGAATTCGATGACGGTCGTGACGATGGAGGCGGCGCGGGGGAGGGCGTGCTTGGTCCAGTCGGGGCGGGCGTTGTTGTTGTTGGGGCTTGGATGCTCGGGGAAGGGGAGCGAGAAGAAGGCGTGCATGGAGTGGAAGAGCAGGAGGTGGGAGGGCGTGAGCGCGGCGTAGTGATAGGGGAAGTGCGGGGAAGGGAGCTGGAGCGCGCGGCGCTCGGCGCCGGTGAGGGCGTCCACGAGGTGTAGGCTATTGAAGGAGCCCCGGCGGAGGAGGATTAGGTGGCCGCGTGAGGCGGAGAGGAGCGTGGCGCCGTCCGCCGGGGCGGGGATGGGGTAGGAGAGGGGTTGGGGGGCGACGAGCGGGGAGAAGGGCACCAGGCGGAAGtcggggcagaggaggaggagcggcgggACGCGGGGGCGGACGAgatcggcggcggaggcgcggagcAGGTGTCGCCAGGGGCGGCACGTCCCCGCGAAGGCGTAGAGCGAGCGGATGCagggaaggaggcggcggagcaCCTCCGCCAGCGGCAGCTCCGGCAGGTCGGCCCAGTCGCGGTACGGGTCCGGACTAGGCGCGGGTGGCGGCATCGGAAGTGTGGTGCGGTCGCCGGCGTGGGATGGGCAGG encodes the following:
- the LOC123141670 gene encoding uncharacterized protein, whose product is MLPPPRNTRTCPSHAGDRTTLPMPPPAPSPDPYRDWADLPELPLAEVLRRLLPCIRSLYAFAGTCRPWRHLLRASAADLVRPRVPPLLLLCPDFRLVPFSPLVAPQPLSYPIPAPADGATLLSASRGHLILLRRGSFNSLHLVDALTGAERRALQLPSPHFPYHYAALTPSHLLLFHSMHAFFSLPFPEHPSPNNNNARPDWTKHALPRAASIVTTVIEFRGRVLGLTDRAQILEFHLGGAPSNQAVRLLPTTGLPDATRFDRLQFGPHLVAAGDRLLLVLFMFEANLGPVVFRAPRVNKIGVYALDLARMMWEEVDNIGAYTLFVDIAGRSTVACVDVGNCGVEENRVYVGVPNCRAWRRPLPPGWEASPNGEGLGLNSRETMARRPLASPISVHPPLFF